The Nitratidesulfovibrio sp. SRB-5 genome includes a window with the following:
- a CDS encoding DNA adenine methylase → MYTENMAKTNSLLRYPGGKSVLTNTIANIFQMNDMVGGVYVEPYAGGAGIAMNLLLSGVAGKVIINDADPAISAFWRFLVEDPYEFALRIDSTPISVQEWHRQKEVFSCPGGYSDREIGFATFYLNRCNRSGILGANPVGGINQTGKYLIDARFPKKRLIALLEKIAPLVDKIEVHQKDALDLISAISNSYGDAHLLFLDPPYFLKGATLYMNYYKEDDHAVIARKMKSLSENVKWVVTYDDVGRIRQLYDGMIIRSFTLHYRSHASRRGEEIFISPPSLKIPEEIITSYKYEV, encoded by the coding sequence TTGTATACTGAAAACATGGCGAAGACAAATAGCTTGTTGAGATACCCTGGGGGGAAATCGGTTCTAACGAACACGATTGCCAATATTTTTCAAATGAATGATATGGTTGGAGGCGTGTACGTAGAACCGTACGCAGGCGGCGCCGGTATCGCGATGAATCTTCTGCTCAGTGGGGTTGCAGGAAAAGTCATAATCAATGATGCAGATCCGGCAATATCCGCTTTCTGGCGGTTTTTAGTAGAAGACCCGTATGAGTTTGCATTGAGAATAGATTCGACTCCTATATCTGTGCAAGAATGGCATAGGCAAAAGGAGGTTTTTTCCTGTCCCGGTGGTTACAGCGATAGAGAAATAGGGTTCGCAACATTTTATTTGAATAGATGTAATCGGTCAGGAATTCTTGGTGCGAATCCTGTAGGCGGTATTAATCAGACAGGGAAATACCTAATAGATGCTCGTTTTCCAAAAAAACGATTGATCGCGCTTCTGGAAAAAATCGCGCCGCTTGTTGATAAAATTGAAGTGCATCAAAAGGATGCATTGGATTTAATATCAGCAATAAGCAATAGCTATGGCGATGCGCATTTACTTTTTTTGGATCCCCCTTACTTTTTAAAAGGGGCAACTCTTTATATGAATTATTACAAAGAAGATGATCATGCAGTTATCGCAAGGAAAATGAAAAGCCTTTCAGAGAATGTTAAATGGGTTGTTACTTATGATGATGTAGGTAGGATAAGGCAACTTTATGATGGTATGATCATTCGTAGTTTTACACTTCATTATCGGTCGCATGCTTCACGGAGAGGAGAAGAGATTTTCATCTCTCCTCCGTCTCTGAAGATTCCGGAAGAAATTATAACATCGTACAAATACGAGGTTTAA